The Thermosynechococcus sp. genome has a segment encoding these proteins:
- a CDS encoding glycosyltransferase family 4 protein — MMQFAPILAEHGIETCFNPLLDNRYLRGLYGGTLCFGAAFRSYARRLRDLIRSRNADVIWLEKEALPWVPALVEHALMPKGVPVVTDYDDALFHRYDQHHSVLVRHLLGHKIDKVMARSALVMAGNRYLADRALVAGAPWVETVPTVVDITRYQPKPLEARQGEVVIGWIGSPSTWNNDLKPIVPLLTAIAHDSKARLHVIGSHALPDLHPLVNIIPWVEEEEVARIQAMDIGIMPLTDTPWARGKCGYKLIQYMACGLPVVASPIGVNCEIVEHGVNGFLASTPAEWQEALKTLIANPSLRVEMGLAGRRKVESQYSLQVWGPRVAELFYRVGKPKA; from the coding sequence GTTTTAATCCCTTGCTGGACAATCGTTATCTTCGGGGGCTTTATGGCGGAACCTTGTGCTTCGGAGCTGCCTTTCGCAGCTATGCACGCCGACTGCGGGATTTAATTCGGTCCCGGAATGCGGATGTGATCTGGCTTGAAAAGGAGGCGCTGCCGTGGGTACCGGCCCTTGTCGAGCATGCATTAATGCCGAAAGGGGTGCCCGTGGTTACCGATTACGATGACGCACTTTTCCATCGTTACGATCAGCACCACAGTGTCCTTGTCCGCCACCTACTCGGACACAAGATCGACAAGGTCATGGCGCGATCGGCGCTAGTGATGGCCGGCAATCGCTATCTGGCAGACCGGGCCCTGGTGGCCGGTGCACCCTGGGTTGAGACTGTACCGACCGTCGTAGATATCACTCGCTATCAACCGAAACCGCTGGAAGCTCGGCAGGGGGAGGTGGTGATTGGCTGGATCGGTTCCCCCAGCACTTGGAACAACGATCTAAAGCCGATAGTGCCGCTTCTGACGGCCATTGCTCATGACTCTAAGGCACGGCTACATGTGATTGGTAGCCATGCTTTGCCCGATCTACATCCCCTAGTCAACATCATCCCTTGGGTGGAGGAAGAGGAAGTGGCACGCATCCAAGCGATGGACATTGGGATCATGCCCCTAACCGACACGCCTTGGGCGCGCGGCAAATGTGGCTACAAGCTGATCCAGTATATGGCCTGCGGCCTGCCTGTTGTCGCTTCACCGATTGGGGTTAACTGTGAGATTGTGGAACATGGGGTTAACGGTTTTCTGGCAAGTACACCTGCCGAGTGGCAAGAGGCGCTCAAAACCCTTATCGCAAACCCATCTTTGCGCGTCGAAATGGGGCTTGCTGGAAGGCGCAAAGTGGAAAGTCAATATTCTCTTCAGGTTTGGGGCCCCAGAGTTGCCGAATTGTTCTACAGAGTAGGGAAACCTAAAGCCTAA
- a CDS encoding lipopolysaccharide assembly protein LapB translates to MRKKWITLFVLLLGMIPFIAISVMPLLTSAFTPPQATPSPMASLAAGDKVVELQAQERGYQLVLEREPNNATALEGLVLARLQLIQLGKGEIASIIDPLRRLAAQRPEQTDYAILLGQAQQQTGDREGAAQTFQGVLAKSPGNLNALRALVDLYLKENRPQAAIGLIEETLQGSEQANKLQPGSVDVTAVQLLLGDVYMTQKRYDEALTLFQNLGKENPNDFRPVLAQAMALTEQGKKTEAASLYAKAVELAPAKYKDAIQQAAQKAQP, encoded by the coding sequence ATGCGCAAGAAATGGATCACCCTGTTCGTGTTGCTATTAGGGATGATTCCCTTCATTGCCATTTCTGTGATGCCTCTGCTCACTAGTGCCTTTACGCCACCCCAAGCTACCCCAAGTCCTATGGCTAGTCTTGCCGCTGGGGACAAAGTTGTAGAGCTGCAAGCCCAAGAAAGGGGCTATCAATTGGTGCTGGAGCGGGAACCTAACAATGCCACAGCATTAGAAGGCTTAGTGCTGGCGCGGTTGCAGCTGATTCAACTGGGCAAAGGAGAGATCGCCAGCATCATTGACCCCCTGCGGCGGTTGGCGGCTCAGCGACCCGAACAAACAGACTATGCCATTCTCCTAGGGCAAGCGCAACAACAAACGGGCGATCGCGAGGGGGCTGCCCAAACGTTTCAAGGGGTTCTGGCTAAATCGCCGGGGAACCTCAATGCCCTGCGGGCTCTGGTGGATCTCTACCTCAAGGAAAATCGTCCTCAAGCTGCCATTGGTCTGATTGAAGAGACCCTCCAAGGGTCAGAGCAAGCCAATAAACTCCAACCGGGGAGCGTGGACGTGACGGCGGTGCAACTCCTCCTTGGCGATGTCTATATGACTCAAAAACGGTATGATGAGGCGCTAACCCTTTTCCAAAATCTTGGCAAAGAAAATCCCAACGATTTTCGCCCAGTGCTTGCCCAAGCGATGGCACTGACGGAACAGGGGAAAAAGACCGAGGCGGCTTCCCTCTATGCTAAAGCGGTGGAATTAGCTCCTGCCAAGTATAAAGATGCCATTCAGCAGGCGGCTCAGAAGGCTCAGCCTTGA
- a CDS encoding ABC transporter permease, translating into MSRLRALLGYLLLRLLLAPLMLWTIVTVVFLLLRATPGDPVDAILGPRAPAAVKEALRQQLGLAQPLWQQYLNYLGQLLQFDLGTSLTSQGEAVTSIIAKHFPATAELSLVSLAIAFGLGVLIGSLAAVKSGTAWDMAGRLFGIITYALPLFWFGMLLQLLFAVNLRWLPLGSRYPITETPPQGPTGLYMLDALLNGNLQQLGTAFTYLLLPALTLAIVLSGIFERMVRVNLKQTLVADYVEAARARGIPEHRILIQYALKNALIPVITVLGLTLASLLGGAVLTEVTFSWPGLGQRLYEAITLRDYPTVQGIVVFFAVIVVAASILIDLLNAWIDPRIHY; encoded by the coding sequence ATGTCTCGTCTGCGTGCATTGCTGGGGTACTTGCTCCTGCGACTTTTACTTGCGCCACTCATGCTGTGGACAATTGTCACCGTCGTCTTTTTGCTGCTGCGAGCCACGCCAGGAGATCCCGTGGATGCGATTTTAGGCCCCCGTGCTCCGGCGGCTGTAAAGGAGGCCTTGCGGCAACAATTGGGCTTGGCGCAACCCCTATGGCAGCAATACTTGAATTATTTAGGGCAGCTTCTGCAATTTGATCTGGGAACCTCCCTCACCAGTCAAGGGGAAGCAGTCACTAGTATCATTGCCAAGCATTTTCCGGCCACAGCAGAATTGAGCCTCGTCAGTCTGGCGATCGCCTTTGGCTTAGGAGTGCTCATCGGCAGTCTCGCTGCGGTTAAATCCGGAACTGCTTGGGATATGGCTGGCCGTCTCTTTGGCATCATCACCTATGCCTTGCCCCTCTTTTGGTTCGGGATGCTCCTGCAACTACTCTTTGCGGTGAATTTGCGTTGGCTTCCCTTGGGCAGCCGCTACCCCATCACCGAAACACCCCCCCAAGGCCCCACTGGGCTGTACATGCTTGATGCGCTCCTAAATGGCAATCTTCAGCAACTGGGAACTGCGTTTACCTACTTGCTTCTGCCGGCCCTCACCCTGGCAATTGTCCTGAGTGGCATCTTTGAGCGGATGGTGCGGGTCAATCTCAAGCAAACCCTCGTCGCTGATTATGTCGAGGCCGCCCGTGCCCGTGGCATCCCTGAACATCGCATTCTCATTCAGTATGCCCTCAAGAATGCCTTAATCCCTGTGATTACCGTTTTGGGCTTGACCCTTGCGAGTCTCTTGGGGGGAGCAGTGTTGACAGAGGTCACGTTTTCTTGGCCGGGGCTGGGCCAGCGACTCTACGAAGCCATTACACTACGGGATTATCCGACCGTGCAGGGGATTGTGGTGTTCTTCGCGGTGATTGTGGTCGCTGCCAGTATTCTCATTGACTTGCTCAATGCTTGGATTGATCCTCGCATCCACTACTAA
- a CDS encoding peroxiredoxin, which yields MALAVGTPAPPFTAKDTHGNTISLSDFAGKTVVLYFYPKDDTPGCTKEACSFRDNYAAYQDKNIVVLGVSTDDETSHQKFTEKFNLPFPLLADVDRSIIKAYDVDGGGYAKRVTYVIDGNGIISHVYTSVKTETHATDILADLGL from the coding sequence ATGGCTTTAGCGGTTGGTACACCTGCACCCCCCTTTACTGCCAAAGACACCCATGGCAATACCATTTCCCTCAGCGACTTTGCTGGCAAAACGGTGGTGCTGTACTTCTACCCCAAGGATGATACCCCCGGCTGCACTAAGGAGGCCTGTAGCTTCCGTGACAACTATGCCGCCTATCAGGACAAAAATATTGTTGTTTTAGGCGTCAGCACCGATGACGAAACCTCACACCAAAAGTTCACCGAGAAATTTAACCTCCCGTTCCCGCTGCTGGCGGATGTTGATAGGTCGATTATCAAAGCCTACGACGTGGATGGGGGCGGCTACGCCAAGCGAGTTACCTATGTGATTGACGGCAATGGCATTATTTCCCATGTCTATACCAGCGTGAAAACCGAGACCCACGCCACCGACATTTTGGCGGATCTTGGCTTGTAG
- a CDS encoding polysaccharide biosynthesis tyrosine autokinase produces MSSENNHLSFSPEASQLSLWQPRPIDKVTIDELLRGLKRRSAVAALVGAFVAISYLGYYYLFVRNYQYSILLQVEPIKPLGTRPAARLDLIRDLAPLPLPLESGSTEGDVETLVQILSSDTILQPIYEKFLQDNPDLDREKYSYKRFLKSIRISKNQEERKLLSKGSSKIVNITFIDKDKTKVESALKIIAEELKKFNETQKQEQISDNLRYVNQEIQKTLSQIDDLDSQLNEFRYQNRVLRPDSIPSATSKTLVSQISELQLYASLLTELESKKNENRVKLESTQEAFNSLKAQLKLSPDEALAASNLAASKTYEKLLEGLTETEIKLVEERSKLTDGSPTVQALEEKKRQLLAQAKRQGRQMTIRYRNQVPRPEALIGYESAVSGSLIEKYLEAKIELEALKRADTELSNQIQATEAEISRLISLANPYRKIEQRFAATLESLALLLQTRQNLQLQIAQRDFTWKLLSDIGDLKRYELTMRLSTALLIALALGGVSGVLVALIVDWLDDRFLEVERIRQQTPLPILGQIPVTKAFDQLAFSRLETPLTLWGLQHRLPGVSPAFKESFYFLLTQLEALGLPHSLAIMGISGQERQTTVALYLALAAAATGKRVLLVDANLHQPSLHQALGIPNVTGLGELLQGTMPLPHWSSLLANSTEGLWVLTAGQAQQEPMALFSSYRWFDFLDSTKETFDFVIVDVLAILAAADTYRVLTALERALLVVRLRQTRQEALAEVLKACDLGLRQKILGIVVNDVAKANQAFGNFQTQTTDLEMSSISGISA; encoded by the coding sequence ATGTCCAGTGAAAATAACCATCTGTCCTTTTCCCCTGAAGCTTCACAACTGAGTTTGTGGCAGCCGCGACCCATTGACAAAGTCACCATTGACGAACTATTGCGAGGTTTGAAGCGGCGTTCAGCGGTTGCTGCATTAGTTGGTGCATTTGTTGCAATTAGCTACTTGGGGTACTATTACCTCTTTGTGAGGAACTATCAATACTCCATTTTGCTGCAAGTTGAACCCATCAAACCCTTAGGTACTCGACCAGCGGCAAGGTTAGATTTAATCCGTGATCTTGCACCTCTGCCTCTACCTCTAGAATCAGGATCAACGGAGGGGGATGTAGAAACACTAGTCCAGATACTCAGTAGTGATACCATCCTCCAACCCATTTATGAAAAGTTTCTTCAAGATAATCCCGATTTAGATCGAGAGAAATATTCCTATAAAAGGTTTCTTAAGTCCATAAGAATTAGTAAGAATCAAGAAGAACGAAAATTGCTTAGCAAAGGTAGCTCAAAAATAGTAAATATTACTTTTATTGACAAAGATAAAACAAAGGTAGAATCTGCCTTAAAAATCATTGCTGAGGAATTAAAAAAGTTTAATGAGACACAAAAACAAGAGCAAATATCAGATAATCTTCGCTACGTTAACCAAGAAATTCAAAAGACCCTTAGTCAAATTGATGATCTTGACAGTCAACTCAATGAGTTCCGGTATCAAAATCGAGTTTTACGTCCTGATTCTATACCTTCTGCGACTTCTAAAACTCTAGTCTCTCAGATCAGTGAACTTCAGCTCTATGCTAGCCTTCTAACTGAGTTGGAATCTAAAAAAAACGAAAATAGAGTAAAACTGGAATCTACACAGGAAGCATTTAACTCCCTAAAGGCGCAGTTAAAGCTCTCTCCTGATGAGGCATTAGCTGCTTCTAACTTGGCTGCTTCGAAAACTTATGAAAAATTACTGGAGGGACTCACCGAAACGGAAATAAAGTTGGTGGAAGAGCGGAGCAAGTTAACGGATGGATCGCCCACAGTTCAAGCCCTAGAGGAAAAAAAGCGGCAACTACTGGCTCAGGCTAAGCGCCAAGGTCGACAAATGACGATTCGATACCGGAACCAAGTTCCTCGCCCTGAAGCCTTAATTGGTTACGAAAGTGCGGTCTCTGGCTCCCTGATTGAGAAATACCTAGAGGCAAAAATTGAGCTTGAAGCTCTCAAAAGAGCAGATACGGAATTGAGTAATCAAATTCAAGCAACTGAAGCAGAAATATCCCGACTGATAAGCCTTGCAAACCCTTACCGCAAAATTGAGCAACGTTTTGCAGCCACACTAGAATCCCTAGCACTGCTATTGCAGACACGGCAAAACCTGCAACTCCAAATTGCCCAGCGCGACTTTACATGGAAGCTTCTTTCCGATATTGGCGATCTGAAGCGGTATGAGTTGACCATGCGTTTGTCAACAGCATTGTTGATCGCTTTGGCGCTTGGGGGGGTCTCTGGGGTGCTGGTTGCCCTGATCGTGGATTGGTTGGATGATCGCTTTCTAGAGGTGGAGCGAATTCGCCAACAGACCCCCTTACCTATTTTGGGTCAGATTCCTGTGACCAAGGCCTTTGATCAACTGGCCTTTAGTCGTTTAGAGACACCGTTGACATTGTGGGGGTTGCAGCACCGTTTGCCGGGGGTAAGTCCTGCTTTTAAGGAAAGTTTTTACTTCCTGTTGACGCAGTTAGAAGCGTTGGGGTTACCCCACTCCTTAGCAATTATGGGCATCAGTGGTCAAGAAAGACAAACCACCGTTGCCCTTTATCTTGCTTTGGCGGCAGCGGCGACGGGAAAGCGGGTCTTGCTGGTGGATGCCAATTTGCACCAGCCAAGCCTCCATCAAGCTCTTGGCATTCCCAACGTCACTGGTTTAGGGGAACTGTTGCAGGGAACAATGCCTCTGCCCCACTGGTCTAGTCTTTTGGCCAATTCTACTGAAGGACTCTGGGTATTGACGGCAGGTCAGGCGCAGCAGGAACCCATGGCACTGTTTAGTTCTTATCGCTGGTTTGATTTCCTAGACAGCACTAAAGAAACTTTTGACTTCGTGATTGTTGATGTCCTTGCGATCCTCGCTGCTGCGGATACATATCGAGTGCTGACAGCACTAGAGCGGGCTCTGTTGGTGGTGCGCCTAAGGCAAACACGACAGGAGGCCTTGGCCGAAGTGCTGAAAGCCTGCGATCTGGGTTTACGGCAAAAGATTCTGGGGATTGTGGTGAATGATGTAGCCAAGGCCAACCAAGCGTTTGGCAACTTCCAAACTCAGACTACTGACTTAGAGATGAGTTCGATCTCTGGGATCTCTGCCTGA
- a CDS encoding NAD-dependent epimerase, translating into MDVLVTGVAGFIGHGVALALLRRGDRVIGLDNLNNYYDVNLKKSRLEHLNASSQPGQFIFRKIDLVDRQGVNQLFADFSPQRVIHLAAQAGVRYSLENPFAYIDSNIVGFLHILEACRHHQVEHLVYASSSSVYGANRKLPFSVHDNVDHPLSLYAATKKANELMAHTYSHLYNIPTTGLRFFTVYGPWGRPDMALFKFTRAILNNEPLPVFNYGKHRRDFTYIDDIVEGILRVLDRPAVPNPAWCGEAPDPATSLAPWRVYNIGAHRPIELLRYIELLEQYLGKKALITFLPLQPGDVPDTYADVTALKEDTGYEPVTPVEIGVQQFVEWYRDYYRL; encoded by the coding sequence ATGGATGTTTTGGTAACCGGTGTGGCCGGATTTATTGGCCATGGGGTGGCTCTAGCACTCCTACGGCGGGGCGATCGCGTAATTGGATTGGATAATTTGAATAACTACTATGACGTCAACCTTAAGAAATCTCGCTTAGAGCACCTGAATGCTTCTAGCCAGCCAGGTCAGTTTATTTTCCGAAAAATTGATTTAGTTGACCGCCAAGGGGTAAACCAGCTCTTTGCAGATTTTTCTCCCCAAAGGGTGATCCACTTAGCAGCCCAGGCAGGCGTGCGTTATTCCTTAGAAAATCCTTTTGCCTACATTGATAGTAATATCGTTGGTTTTCTCCACATTTTAGAAGCTTGCCGCCATCACCAAGTAGAGCATTTGGTCTATGCCAGTAGTTCCAGTGTTTATGGCGCGAATAGAAAGTTACCTTTTTCCGTTCACGATAACGTTGATCATCCACTGAGCCTGTATGCAGCAACCAAGAAGGCCAACGAGCTCATGGCACACACTTACAGCCACCTCTATAATATTCCGACAACGGGACTGCGCTTTTTTACCGTCTATGGCCCTTGGGGTCGCCCTGACATGGCGCTGTTTAAGTTTACTAGGGCCATCCTGAATAATGAACCCCTACCCGTCTTTAACTATGGGAAACATCGCCGTGACTTTACCTACATTGATGACATTGTCGAAGGTATTCTGCGCGTCTTGGATCGGCCAGCAGTCCCCAACCCTGCTTGGTGTGGCGAAGCACCAGATCCCGCCACCAGTTTAGCACCCTGGCGAGTGTACAACATTGGCGCCCATCGTCCCATTGAGCTTCTCCGCTACATTGAGCTTTTGGAGCAGTACCTTGGCAAAAAGGCTCTCATAACTTTTTTACCCTTGCAGCCGGGAGATGTGCCTGATACCTATGCCGATGTAACCGCCCTCAAAGAAGATACAGGTTATGAACCCGTTACCCCTGTTGAGATTGGTGTACAACAGTTTGTGGAGTGGTATCGTGACTACTATCGTCTTTAA
- a CDS encoding nucleotide sugar dehydrogenase, producing MLQIEYSNLSIAVIGLGYVGLPLAVEFGKKYPTLGYDLNSLRVSQLIKGYDHTGEISSEELKSASYLNYTTNIQDLRECSFFVVAVPTPVDDHKVPDLGCLKTASQHLGNVLPRNSIVVYESTVYPGVTEEICVPILEQASGLVFNQDFFVGYSPERVNPGDKEHRLTTIVKLTSGSTPEVAEIVDRVYASIVPAGTHRCSSIRVAEAAKVIENIQRDINIALVNELSILFDRLGIDTQEVLTAAGTKWNFLPFCPGLVGGHCIGVDPYYLTYQASAYGYHPELILAGRRINDYMGIYVAQQFIKLLIQKGIHPQQARVLVMGLTFKENCPDLRNTRVADVISELRDYGVQVDVYDPWADPELAKKEYGISLIEELYPEYWDGAVIAVAHRQFCELGAAGIRRCLKTPSALYDVKWVLSKEDADGRL from the coding sequence ATGCTACAAATAGAATATAGCAACCTTTCAATTGCCGTGATTGGCCTTGGGTATGTTGGCCTACCTTTAGCAGTGGAGTTCGGCAAAAAATACCCCACTTTAGGGTATGACTTAAATTCTCTGCGAGTATCCCAACTCATCAAAGGTTATGATCACACAGGCGAAATCAGTTCTGAAGAGCTAAAAAGTGCTTCATATTTAAATTACACAACTAATATCCAAGACTTGAGAGAATGCTCCTTTTTCGTGGTTGCAGTTCCAACTCCTGTGGACGATCATAAAGTACCTGATTTAGGATGTCTTAAAACTGCTTCTCAACATCTCGGTAATGTTCTCCCCCGCAACAGTATTGTTGTTTATGAGTCCACTGTCTATCCGGGTGTTACTGAAGAAATCTGTGTACCCATTCTTGAGCAAGCTTCTGGCCTTGTTTTTAATCAAGATTTCTTTGTAGGGTATAGTCCAGAACGTGTGAATCCGGGAGATAAAGAGCATCGTTTGACTACGATTGTTAAACTTACCTCTGGATCAACTCCTGAGGTAGCAGAGATTGTAGATCGGGTCTATGCCTCAATTGTACCCGCAGGAACCCATAGATGTAGCTCAATTAGGGTAGCAGAAGCTGCTAAGGTCATTGAGAATATTCAGCGGGATATCAATATTGCTTTAGTCAATGAGCTTTCTATTCTCTTTGATCGCTTAGGGATCGACACCCAAGAGGTACTAACAGCCGCAGGAACAAAGTGGAATTTTTTGCCTTTCTGTCCGGGATTAGTCGGTGGTCACTGCATTGGTGTAGATCCTTACTATTTAACCTATCAGGCATCTGCCTACGGTTATCACCCTGAATTGATTTTAGCCGGCCGACGAATTAACGACTATATGGGCATTTATGTAGCTCAACAGTTTATTAAGCTTTTAATCCAAAAAGGAATTCATCCACAACAAGCAAGGGTGCTCGTCATGGGTCTAACGTTTAAGGAAAATTGCCCTGACCTTCGCAATACACGTGTTGCGGATGTGATTTCCGAGTTGCGAGACTATGGTGTTCAAGTAGATGTTTATGATCCATGGGCTGATCCTGAATTGGCTAAAAAGGAGTATGGCATTTCACTGATTGAGGAGCTGTACCCAGAGTACTGGGATGGTGCAGTGATTGCAGTTGCTCATCGTCAATTTTGTGAATTGGGTGCTGCTGGAATTCGCCGTTGCTTAAAAACCCCAAGTGCTCTGTATGATGTCAAGTGGGTGTTGTCCAAGGAAGATGCAGATGGACGCCTTTAA
- a CDS encoding glycosyltransferase family 4 protein, translating into MSESTLNIYNRESYRLAIIGNKASMLINFRKDLIIDLTTSGYSVHCIVPVSSDKEKRAILELGASFDEFYLERNSVNPFHDIRTLVSLVSVIKKVNPFCILAFTAKPIVWGLTAAKLLGIKKRFAVFTGLGYFFCINDSMRDKCIRNILALLYKITLPSVTKVIFQNSDDCAEIKKLCQLPGDKVALIKGTGVNFNEWHFSPAPTSPLVFTLAARLLREKGVLEFLQAASRLKANYPKVEFWVLGDFDTNPGSLVKEDLQKFIDDGIIQWFGFVDCKTYFGKTSIFVLPSYREGIPRSIQEAMAVGRAIITTDTPGCRETVIYGYNGFLVPPRDVNALTKAMEAFVHQPELVHTMGYHSYLKAVEDFDVKKINAQYLQLFAKELGE; encoded by the coding sequence ATGTCTGAATCAACACTTAATATTTATAATAGAGAAAGCTATAGACTTGCTATCATTGGTAATAAAGCTTCTATGTTAATTAACTTTCGTAAGGATTTAATTATTGACTTAACTACATCTGGTTATAGTGTTCACTGTATTGTTCCTGTATCCTCAGACAAAGAAAAAAGAGCAATCCTAGAACTAGGGGCATCTTTTGATGAGTTCTACCTTGAGCGGAATAGTGTTAATCCATTTCATGATATTCGCACTTTAGTATCTTTGGTGAGTGTTATTAAAAAAGTTAATCCATTCTGTATTCTTGCATTTACTGCCAAGCCAATTGTTTGGGGATTAACTGCTGCCAAGCTCCTGGGAATTAAAAAAAGATTTGCAGTGTTTACAGGCTTGGGATATTTCTTTTGTATAAATGATTCGATGAGAGATAAATGTATACGAAATATACTAGCTTTACTTTATAAAATCACTCTGCCATCAGTAACAAAAGTAATTTTCCAAAACTCAGATGACTGTGCTGAAATTAAGAAGCTATGCCAACTGCCAGGCGATAAAGTGGCTTTGATTAAAGGTACTGGTGTTAACTTCAATGAGTGGCACTTTTCTCCTGCTCCTACATCTCCTTTAGTCTTTACTCTAGCTGCACGTCTCCTCCGAGAGAAAGGTGTTTTGGAGTTTCTGCAAGCAGCATCCCGCCTAAAAGCAAACTATCCAAAAGTTGAGTTTTGGGTATTGGGAGACTTCGATACCAATCCTGGATCTTTAGTTAAAGAAGATCTTCAGAAGTTCATTGATGATGGGATTATTCAATGGTTTGGCTTTGTGGATTGTAAAACCTATTTTGGCAAAACCAGTATTTTTGTCCTCCCTTCCTACCGAGAGGGTATTCCTCGAAGTATTCAGGAGGCCATGGCTGTTGGCCGAGCCATTATCACCACAGATACACCAGGCTGTCGCGAAACCGTTATTTACGGCTATAATGGTTTTCTAGTTCCACCGCGTGATGTTAATGCTCTAACAAAAGCTATGGAAGCATTTGTTCATCAACCAGAGTTAGTTCACACAATGGGATATCATAGCTACCTAAAGGCCGTTGAAGATTTTGATGTTAAAAAAATCAATGCTCAATACCTCCAATTATTTGCGAAAGAACTAGGAGAGTAG
- a CDS encoding EpsG family protein, translating to MLPYFIVFALTAIPVILQVPRWYGFFLFFLYVLFIGLRFEVGADWGSYLRIFDEAQSQSWFGIEAILKDFGYHLINKLAGTLNQDIYFVNSVVALIFTSGLFCFCRQIKNSYAGLLVAFPYLTTVVAMGYTRQSGAIGFEMIALVYLVEGKLTAFLLNLFLATLLHKTAVFILLIPLTVKIITAIENRKVLNIISLSFLFILFTVALNFIFQAFSTSYIEAQLQSSGALIRLLMNFLPGLIFLLERYTARNFFRLSSRVYLSMSWLAILSPLLLLTGSSTAADRLSLYFIPIQIYVLGQFPYLFIDKSWKLFIKWLIVVIAYSFAVLWVWLNFADHAFAWLPYRMYPFV from the coding sequence ATGCTGCCCTACTTCATTGTTTTTGCCCTAACAGCTATACCAGTGATTCTCCAAGTACCGAGATGGTATGGTTTTTTTCTGTTTTTTTTGTATGTTTTATTCATTGGCCTAAGATTTGAAGTTGGTGCTGATTGGGGGTCTTACTTACGCATATTCGATGAAGCACAATCTCAGTCCTGGTTTGGCATAGAAGCAATTTTGAAGGACTTTGGTTATCATTTAATAAACAAACTAGCAGGAACCCTGAACCAAGACATCTACTTTGTTAACTCAGTGGTTGCCTTGATATTTACATCTGGTCTATTTTGCTTCTGTCGCCAAATTAAAAACTCTTATGCAGGTTTACTAGTTGCATTTCCATACCTAACTACTGTTGTTGCAATGGGATATACACGCCAATCCGGCGCAATTGGCTTTGAAATGATTGCCTTAGTTTATTTAGTTGAAGGTAAACTGACTGCATTTTTGCTGAACCTATTTCTGGCTACTTTACTGCATAAGACTGCTGTGTTTATTCTCTTAATCCCTTTGACTGTAAAAATCATTACTGCTATTGAGAACAGAAAAGTATTGAATATTATCAGTCTATCTTTTTTATTTATTTTATTTACTGTTGCTTTAAACTTTATTTTCCAGGCATTTTCAACTTCTTATATTGAAGCACAACTGCAATCCTCCGGTGCTCTTATCAGATTATTAATGAATTTTTTGCCAGGACTTATATTTTTACTGGAGCGCTATACTGCTAGAAATTTTTTTAGGCTATCAAGTAGAGTTTATTTATCAATGTCTTGGTTAGCTATTTTATCCCCACTGCTGCTCTTAACTGGCTCCAGTACCGCAGCTGATCGTCTCAGCCTTTATTTTATTCCTATTCAGATCTATGTTCTTGGTCAGTTCCCCTACCTATTTATAGACAAGAGCTGGAAACTATTTATCAAGTGGCTAATAGTTGTTATTGCTTATAGTTTTGCAGTACTATGGGTTTGGCTCAATTTTGCAGATCATGCTTTTGCTTGGCTGCCCTATCGTATGTATCCATTCGTATAG
- a CDS encoding FeoA family protein, whose translation MNCPVLLSDLPLGTPARITAIGGTAAWQRRLAAVGLTVGQTVTPLRRAPCSQTLAVRVGALTDVAIRAGDAGTILVEPLGPP comes from the coding sequence ATGAATTGCCCCGTGTTGCTCTCTGACCTTCCTCTGGGTACCCCGGCGCGGATCACTGCTATTGGCGGGACAGCCGCTTGGCAGCGCCGCCTTGCGGCCGTAGGCCTGACGGTCGGTCAAACTGTCACCCCGCTGCGTCGTGCCCCCTGCAGTCAAACCTTGGCCGTCCGGGTGGGTGCCCTGACGGATGTAGCTATACGGGCAGGGGATGCTGGCACCATTCTCGTGGAGCCGCTGGGCCCACCTTAG